The Terracoccus luteus genome includes a region encoding these proteins:
- a CDS encoding GNAT family N-acetyltransferase, with translation MTVEPRPLAARARLRTRDAVEADLPAILSIRNRSFGPLRTGEHEWWQRVAAETLGGRMLVVVDDTDTVVASGRIRPFEQAWGGRVQPMGGVAGVYVEPGARGGGVGTTLTRALLARMAELGDAVSCLYPTTAGLYRRSGYEVGGVQQRLTWPGHALRSLARGPGTAASGRVRPARPDDAAGLAALHRRALARDRASGPMPPTEAVFARHLADPDTIAYVADDGFVVYELDGSAVTFEHLVAAAPDTARALWSLVGSGSSAAPTVHAWLDPRDAVGLVLDELPATEVRQVPWMARVVDVERAFAARGFAPHLEIEAVVAVTDDVVPANSGRWHLRVSGGEGTASRVGGPDDAGHDDTTDAGPLRLGARGLAALWCGWTVSRLRLASLGDGGDGGGSDDDALDAIFAGAPHLTEYF, from the coding sequence TGCACGCGCCCGCCTGCGCACCCGCGACGCCGTGGAGGCCGACCTGCCCGCCATCCTGTCCATCCGCAACCGCTCGTTCGGCCCGCTGCGCACCGGGGAGCACGAGTGGTGGCAGCGCGTCGCCGCCGAGACCCTCGGCGGTCGCATGCTCGTCGTGGTCGACGACACCGACACGGTCGTGGCGAGCGGGCGCATCCGGCCCTTCGAGCAGGCGTGGGGCGGGCGCGTGCAACCGATGGGTGGGGTGGCCGGCGTCTACGTCGAGCCCGGCGCCCGCGGCGGGGGTGTCGGCACGACCCTGACCCGGGCCCTGCTCGCCCGCATGGCCGAGCTCGGGGATGCCGTGTCGTGCCTCTACCCGACGACCGCGGGCCTCTACCGGCGGTCGGGCTACGAGGTGGGGGGCGTGCAGCAGCGGCTCACGTGGCCCGGCCACGCGCTGAGGTCGCTGGCCCGCGGACCGGGCACCGCGGCATCCGGGCGGGTGCGGCCGGCGCGCCCCGACGACGCCGCCGGCCTCGCCGCCCTGCACCGACGCGCCCTCGCCCGTGACCGGGCCAGCGGGCCGATGCCGCCCACCGAGGCGGTGTTCGCGCGCCACCTCGCCGACCCCGACACCATCGCCTACGTCGCCGACGACGGCTTCGTCGTCTACGAGCTCGACGGCTCCGCGGTCACGTTCGAGCACCTCGTGGCCGCCGCGCCCGACACCGCTCGCGCGCTGTGGTCGCTCGTCGGATCGGGCTCGTCGGCGGCGCCGACGGTGCACGCGTGGCTCGACCCGAGGGACGCCGTCGGGCTCGTGCTCGACGAGCTGCCGGCGACCGAGGTGCGCCAGGTGCCGTGGATGGCCCGGGTCGTCGACGTCGAGCGCGCCTTCGCGGCCCGCGGGTTCGCCCCACACCTCGAGATCGAGGCCGTCGTCGCGGTGACCGACGACGTGGTGCCGGCCAACTCGGGCCGGTGGCACCTGCGGGTCAGCGGCGGCGAGGGCACCGCGTCACGGGTGGGTGGCCCCGACGACGCCGGTCACGACGACACGACGGATGCCGGCCCGCTGCGTCTGGGCGCCCGCGGCCTCGCGGCGCTGTGGTGCGGCTGGACGGTGTCGCGGCTGCGGCTCGCTAGCCTCGGCGACGGCGGCGACGGGGGTGGGTCGGACGACGACGCGCTCGACGCGATCTTCGCCGGCGCGCCCCACCTCACCGAGTACTTCTGA